In Nostoc edaphicum CCNP1411, the sequence GTAGACACTGGCGAGGAACCTACTTATGAAGTATCTACCATCTTGGATATGACGGGAGACGAAGCAGTGATTATACGGAGGGGTTTAGGTTGGGAAGCAGCAGCAGCATGGGTATAAGAATTCCGGGACTGGGGATTGGGTATTGGGTACTGGGGAAAAAATTCTTTTAAGATTTGGTTGGAGTATAAATCCACATACTCATCTTCCCAATCCACAGCCCCTACTTCACAGGCACACCTCTCCGTTTCGGAAATTGTGATAAAAACGACTCCAGTTTTAAAATTGTCATATTTAAAGGCGATGCCTACAACGGGCACAGATGTAGCAGTAGATATAACAGGATGCTGGTAACAGTCGTTACAGTAAGGGATTTGGCAACTTTGAGAAAAGGGCAGGTAATTATGTCCCCACGTCAATGTGGTGGCTTGTGAAAGAACCGACACATTGCTATAACCGTAACTCTTTCGTATTTCCTACAGTTTTATATATGAGCTTTAGATGTGAGCATTATATACGGCAAGTCTTGATAGATGAATATCCAAAGATTCACAAGCCAAGGACTGCCTTGATTGCTGTGTCTGCGTTGTAATTACGGTGCAATACTACTACCTGGAAAAGTCATGAAAGCTAACGTCGTTAATCTACCAAACTCTACACCAATTTTTGAGAACCACGTTTCGATTGAAGAATTTTCAGATAGCAGCAGTGATACTTTGATTGAGTTGCTGTGTGAGGAAATGCAAGCGCAAGTGAAAGCAACACCCAAGTGCGTAGAAGCTTTAGCAAAGCGCATAGCCGTAGAAGTAGAACGCATTTGCGATAAAAGCTCCCGTATCCAAACATCTGGGGAAATCAAGTCCTGGCAGATTACGTTGGGAAGACATCGGATGCAAAAGTGCTTACGTTACTACCAACTGGGTTCCAAACAAGGACGGGTGGAATTACATAGCAATTTGGGTGCTATGGTTTACCGTCATGTAACTATATCTGGTTCTGAGTTGGGTTTTGAGGCTCGTTACAGCCTGATTGAAGATTTTTTACAAGCATTTTATATCGAAGCTATCAAAGCTTTCCGCAGAGAAAACGAACTACCTCATGATCACACGCCGCGTACTCAGCTGCAATTAGCTGAATACATGGCCTTTACAGAACAGTATGCCAAACGCCGGATCAATTTACCAGGTGGTGCAAATCAGCAATTAATTATCTTGCGGGCCCAAGGTTTTGCTCGTCGTCAGCCCCAAGAAACTACCGTAGATATTGAAATGGCGGTAGAGTCTGCTAAGGGTGAAGAAGCAGAATCTTACCAGCGTAACTCGGCGGTGCAACAGCTGCGATCGCAGATGATTGCCCAAACTAATTTCGATCCATCTGAAGAGTCAGAACGCGATCGCGTCATCACTGAATTGATGAAATATCTGGAGTCTCAAGGTCAATCTGATTGTATGAACTACCTCAGCTTGAAACTTCAAGACCTCTCAGCCCCAGAAATTGACCAAATTCTCGGTTTAACTAGCCGTCAGCGCGATTATCTCCAACAACGGTTTAAATACCACGTAGAAAAGTTTGCCAAACAGCACCACTGGCAATTAGTACATCAATGGTTAGGTGCGGGTTTAGAGCAAAAATTGGGTTTATCTTCCCAGCAGTGGGAAATCTTTGTGAATCAACTCACAGAACAGCAACAGCAAATATTACAGTTAAAAACTGCCCGACAAAACGACCAAGCGATCGCCAAAGCCATCAAATGCACCCCCAAACAGTTACAAAAGCGCTGGACTCAACTTTTAGAAATAGCATGGTCTATCCGCAATGGTCATACTGAGGCACAGACAGGTTGAAGCTAAGGCGAAATCACTAAAATTTATCCAAGCTCAATTTCAGTTATTAGAGAGGTTAAGAGGCAAAAAGAAATGGAATTTTCCTTTTCTTTTATACTTTCCTGAATTAGTAACTCGTTCCTTATCCAAATTATTAATACATTTGTATTTATTTAGTACATAAATACTAGAAATTCGGATTCTTTACTCATTAATCCAATCTTGTTTAGTCAAAATAAAAAATTCATATTAAGCAACTGAACCTTTTTTACTGCTTCTGTGAAATCCTATAATAAGCAGGACTTTTGGCAGAGGGATTCAGGATGGCTCTGACTCAAGGCGGACGGGCAAATAAGTCTGGTAATATTTTAGAAGGAAATGTAGAAGCAATTTTAAATGGGCATAATTATTTCCAAGTCGGGAACTATGTCCCAAAAGAATTTATATTAAATGCTGCTTTATTGCCAAAACGTTATGGCAAAGAAGTTTATATTGGGACTGGAATTTATCATACCGATCTGAAGGTTGATTTTTATGTTGTTGGTTCACCTGCAATGCCATCTGGTTTAATTTTTGAGTGCAAGTGGCAAGAAAGCCCCGGTTCTGTCGATGAAAAGTTTCCTTATTTGAACATGAACATCCAGAATTATTATCCTGCACCAACTATTGTAATTTTAGGTGGTGAAGGTATGCGAGAAGGGGCAAGCAAATGGCTAAAAGCAAGAGTGAATGATAACCATAATTTATTAGCAGTTTATAGCTTAGACAGATTTATTGCGTGGGCAAATAAAAATCTTTAAAAGATGTAATTAATAGTTCGTGAATCATGCCTCTATTTTTTATATTTGAGTTAATTGAGCGAGATGCGTTGATTTTGTAGGTTTCAAAATTAATATCAGTATAAATTCTTCTAATAAATTCGCTATCAGAATTACATACCATAACCTTGACACCACGGCTTGCTAACTCTGCACAAGTATCTCTTAAAAGTTCTTGGTCTTTTTTACTAAAACAATTTTGACTATAAGCAGTGAAATAACTAGTCTCACTGATAGGATGGTAGGGCGGATCAAAAAATACAAAGTCATCATTGTTAGTCGCATGATTTAGCACTTCTGTAAAATCTGCTTGTTTAATTTCTGCATGAGAAAGTGCTACGGAGGCTACTCTCAGTAAATTTTCAGGGCAAATATTGGGATTTTCATATCTGCCTAAAGGTACATTGAATTTCCCCTGTGAATTAACTCGATAAAGACCATTAAAACAAGTCTTATTAAGATAAATTATACGAGCAGCTTGTTCTAAATCAGTACCAACAGAGTTGTTTCTTACACTATAATAATAATCTTTATTATGTCGGATTTTATGCTCTTTCAAGAGACAAATTAATTCTTCAAGATGATCTCTAACGCAACAATAAGTGTTAATTAGTTCGGCATTAATATCAGTTAAAATCGCTGCACTTGGTTGGAGATAGAAAAAAACTGCACCACCACCTAAAAATGGCTCATAGTAATTTTTATAACTCTTGGGAAAATAAGGAATATATTGCTGTATCAACCTACTTTTACCCCCAGCCCACTTCAAAAATGGACGCGGGCTAGTTTCTTTGGGGATTTGAATTACCATTTACTTACGATTTAACTGAAAATAATCGTGACTAAATAAAGCTAATATAACCGACGAGCCGTATTTTATATTAACTGACTAATTTTCCAGCCACATATATTACAATTGAGTAGATAAAGCATATCAAAACAAACGTAAGTATATAACAAGGCAGTTTACATTCAGATGTTTGACGGATTTTGGGATAACGTCTTTCGCTACCCCCGGTACTTAATTACTATTGTCTTAGGACTGTTTCTGAACACCTTTGCACCATTAGTGCCACTGTTGAAGCGTCCGGTCACATTGATCGCCCTCTTGGGCTTATTTGTGAGCAGCCTAGTCTTCCTTACTTTCACCCTACGGGCAATGCTGGGCTTGAGTCCAATCTAGACTAGCGCTATATCGGGGCTGTGCCCCACAGACGGTTGCTCTTAGCGTTGCTCCCGCTAAGTACTGTCTACCCAACTTGCATCTATTTTTGTCGTACAACCTCTGTGATGAGGCGAAATTTTTATGGCTACAAATCGTCGGGTTTCCCGCGTTGCTGAACTGATCAAACGGGAAGTTAGCCAAATGCTGCTCAACGGCATTAAGGATGACCGTGTGGGTACTGGAATGGTCAGTGTTACTGATGTTGATGTTTCTGGCGATCTCCAACACGCCAAAATCTACGTCAGCATCTATGGTACAGATGAAGCTAAAGAAGAAACAATGGCAGGCTTAAAGTCCGCTACGGGTTATGTCCGCAGCGAACTTGGGGCGCGGGTACGCCTACGTCGTACACCAGAGGTAATATTTCTCGAAGATCGCTCCATCGAACGCGGTAATAAAGTATTGGCACTACTAAACCAACTTAATCATGACCGTCCTCCAGAAAATCTCGTAGCAGTAGAAGACAGCACTGATCAAAATGATCAGGAATTCTCCGAATAAGTAACTAAAACAACAATGTAACTTCAGAACAATTAATCTCAGCAAATCCGCCAAACAGTTTACAGACGTGACTAGATCGCGTCTGTTTTAATGTGACCATAACCTACTTCAGCGATCGGTAGTTGCATGTATGGGCTTTCTGTTTGTCTTGGCTTTTGTTTTTACTCTACTGCAATGTGAATTCGACGGCTGTCCGTCTAATGAGCCGAATCAAAAGGTTTTTTAAGCAAAACCGTCCCTCTCCTAGTTGGAGAGGGACAGGCTGGAACTAAAGTTCAAAACAGGGAGAAGATCGTCAATGCAAAAAGGTAGTAGAAGCACCAACTTTTTTATGTAGATGCATAAATGCTACTTGTCTCAAGCTACGAATTAGTATTACTCCACCCTTTTACAGATGTTTTTCAAAATAAACCTATGTAATATTAGTGCTGAAAATAACCAACTGATTACTGTCTTACTTAAGAAATTGTTAATAGATGCTAAGGTAAAAGGCTTAGTAGTGTACTTTAGCCGTTATGTTTTGCAGCAGTTTATACCCTAGTGTCTGACAAATATTCTTGTGTTGTTTACTCTTAGATGAATACCAGCAGTTCTAGACCTAGCTTTAAAGTGATTATTTGATATGTGAGCGATTCCTCCGGCGGGCTACGCCTACGCGATATCAACTACCAAATCTTGCCTAAATACAGTAATGGCAAGACTTTTAGACTTGTGGCATCAAAGCCATACAGCTACAGATGCAGGTTAAGTTAACTACTTGGAATTTTTTTTGTAAAGCGGATTTTCGAGAAATGTCAGGATTCGTTGACTTTCTTAACATTTCTTGAGATTATTTTAGGATGTGTAGCGTCAAAATAAAAATAGTTCCGTATAGCAAACTACAAAATCCTAGCCACAAGTCTAATTTCTGTAATGTTTGTTCCTAATTATTAACGGGAACACTATCGTAAGTGTTAATTTGTGAGTAAAAACCATGAGTGTGAATACGGTGCCTTCTATCAATTACTACTCTCTAGATGTGATTCAAGACGAAGCACGCCGACTGGTGCAAAAGGGAATGATTAGCCGACAACAGCCAATATATACCCTTTGCCAATACATTCCAGCGAGAGAGTGGGTTTGCGTTGAATGTGAATTAGAGAAATGTGACTTTTTGTTGCGCGATCGCATTGGCGATCTAATTGGTCGTGAACAGTGGGATAACGACTAAATCAATGTTTGATTTCGGTTTGGGATTGGGAGCTTATTTTCGATGTGTGGATGTCACCATCAACGATTCAACGCCCAATCTGGGGGATAATCTCTGGTTTTTCATGAGCATTGCCCCATACAGAATCTTGCGTTTTTCATTAACACAGAAGTATTAGAGTCTGAATTTATACAACTTTTCAAGTTAAAGAAGGCATCAGAACCATTTGTTCTGTACATCTGATGTCACGGCTTGAGTCTAGTATGTAAATTCTGTGAAGTTCCTACATTGATCTGATAGAAGTGTAGGAACTTCACTTTTGACTCGTAATTCATTGCATCGCTTAGTTGAGGGAAGCGTCAACCTACTTGCTGTTCAAAGCCAAAATCCGTCTTGAAAAGTTTGCTGACTAGGGCTAACGCACACCAAAGGGAACTTCCGCAAGCAACTGGCTCAACTCTGATAAAATCCAAAATTTGTATGAAGAATTCAGAACTCAGGAGCAGAGCCGGAGACGTTTCCGTTAGCTTCGGTCAGAATGAGCGTATGAATTCTGTACGAGTGGGTGACGAATATTTGGTTAAAAGCGAGTGGAATAGTGGGCGAAAAAAATTAAAATATTCTCGCCTTAAAACTCTACCCATAAAGGGATAGAGCATTCACCAATTCTTTTAGCGCAGCGGGGCGTAGCCCATTCTGTATTCTGACTCCTGTTTTATATAGTATTTTTCTTCAAAAATCTTGAAAGCATAGCAAAACCATTTCAACTATTATGCTACTTGCTCTAAGTACTGATTAATGTCTTCAATAATGCGAGTAA encodes:
- a CDS encoding HetZ-related protein gives rise to the protein MKANVVNLPNSTPIFENHVSIEEFSDSSSDTLIELLCEEMQAQVKATPKCVEALAKRIAVEVERICDKSSRIQTSGEIKSWQITLGRHRMQKCLRYYQLGSKQGRVELHSNLGAMVYRHVTISGSELGFEARYSLIEDFLQAFYIEAIKAFRRENELPHDHTPRTQLQLAEYMAFTEQYAKRRINLPGGANQQLIILRAQGFARRQPQETTVDIEMAVESAKGEEAESYQRNSAVQQLRSQMIAQTNFDPSEESERDRVITELMKYLESQGQSDCMNYLSLKLQDLSAPEIDQILGLTSRQRDYLQQRFKYHVEKFAKQHHWQLVHQWLGAGLEQKLGLSSQQWEIFVNQLTEQQQQILQLKTARQNDQAIAKAIKCTPKQLQKRWTQLLEIAWSIRNGHTEAQTG
- a CDS encoding PD-(D/E)XK nuclease superfamily protein; this translates as MALTQGGRANKSGNILEGNVEAILNGHNYFQVGNYVPKEFILNAALLPKRYGKEVYIGTGIYHTDLKVDFYVVGSPAMPSGLIFECKWQESPGSVDEKFPYLNMNIQNYYPAPTIVILGGEGMREGASKWLKARVNDNHNLLAVYSLDRFIAWANKNL
- a CDS encoding DNA adenine methylase, which gives rise to MVIQIPKETSPRPFLKWAGGKSRLIQQYIPYFPKSYKNYYEPFLGGGAVFFYLQPSAAILTDINAELINTYCCVRDHLEELICLLKEHKIRHNKDYYYSVRNNSVGTDLEQAARIIYLNKTCFNGLYRVNSQGKFNVPLGRYENPNICPENLLRVASVALSHAEIKQADFTEVLNHATNNDDFVFFDPPYHPISETSYFTAYSQNCFSKKDQELLRDTCAELASRGVKVMVCNSDSEFIRRIYTDINFETYKINASRSINSNIKNRGMIHELLITSFKDFYLPTQ
- a CDS encoding DUF751 family protein; this translates as MFDGFWDNVFRYPRYLITIVLGLFLNTFAPLVPLLKRPVTLIALLGLFVSSLVFLTFTLRAMLGLSPI
- the rbfA gene encoding 30S ribosome-binding factor RbfA, which encodes MATNRRVSRVAELIKREVSQMLLNGIKDDRVGTGMVSVTDVDVSGDLQHAKIYVSIYGTDEAKEETMAGLKSATGYVRSELGARVRLRRTPEVIFLEDRSIERGNKVLALLNQLNHDRPPENLVAVEDSTDQNDQEFSE
- a CDS encoding DUF4327 family protein; protein product: MSVNTVPSINYYSLDVIQDEARRLVQKGMISRQQPIYTLCQYIPAREWVCVECELEKCDFLLRDRIGDLIGREQWDND